Proteins encoded in a region of the Isoalcanivorax pacificus W11-5 genome:
- the trxA gene encoding thioredoxin TrxA, producing MSGEIINTTDSSFEDDVLKSSEPVLVDYWAPWCGPCKMIAPVLEAVAVEYAGRLKVVKINIDDNPDTPRKYGVRGIPTLSVFRNGNVESTKVGALSKSQLTAFLDSTL from the coding sequence ATGAGCGGCGAGATTATCAACACCACCGATAGCAGCTTTGAGGACGACGTTCTCAAGTCCAGCGAGCCGGTGCTGGTGGATTACTGGGCCCCCTGGTGCGGCCCGTGTAAGATGATCGCCCCGGTTCTGGAGGCCGTCGCCGTTGAGTACGCCGGGCGCCTGAAGGTGGTCAAGATCAACATCGACGACAATCCGGATACCCCGCGCAAGTATGGCGTACGTGGCATCCCGACCCTGTCGGTGTTCCGTAACGGGAACGTGGAATCGACCAAAGTAGGCGCCCTGTCCAAGTCGCAACTGACGGCTTTCCTCGACAGCACCCTCTGA
- the rho gene encoding transcription termination factor Rho — protein sequence MNLSELKQKPIGELLEIAREMGLENLARTRKQDVIFSILKKAAKNGSDIYGDGVLEILQDGFGFLRSSEGSYLAGPDDIYVSPSQIRRFNLRTGDTISGKIRPPKEGERYFALLKVSEINFDKPENAKNKILFENLTPLFPTERLVMELGNGSTEDITSRVIDLVAPIGKGQRGLIVAPPKAGKTMLLQQIAHSIARNNPESHMIVLLIDERPEEVTEMSRTVRGEVVASTFDEPPARHVQVAEMVIEKAKRLVEHKQDVIILLDSITRLARAYNTVQPSSGKVLTGGVDAHALEKPKRFFGAARNIEEGGSLTILATALVETGSKMDEVIYEEFKGTGNMELHLDRKVSEKRVFPAINIKKSGTRREERLVGEDELKNMWVLRKVLHPMDEIASIEFLIDRLKQTKTNNEFFDAMKRK from the coding sequence ATGAACCTGTCTGAACTGAAGCAGAAGCCCATTGGAGAGCTGCTGGAAATCGCCCGCGAAATGGGCCTGGAAAACCTCGCCCGCACCCGCAAGCAGGATGTCATTTTCTCCATTCTGAAAAAGGCCGCCAAAAATGGCTCCGACATCTACGGCGATGGTGTCCTCGAGATCCTGCAGGACGGCTTTGGCTTCCTGCGCAGCTCCGAAGGCTCCTATCTGGCGGGCCCGGATGATATCTACGTTTCCCCGAGCCAGATCCGCCGCTTTAATCTGCGCACCGGCGATACCATTTCCGGCAAGATCCGGCCACCGAAAGAAGGCGAGCGTTATTTCGCATTATTGAAAGTCAGCGAAATCAACTTTGATAAACCGGAAAACGCCAAGAACAAGATCCTGTTCGAGAACCTGACCCCCCTGTTCCCCACCGAACGGCTGGTGATGGAACTCGGCAACGGTTCCACCGAGGACATCACCTCCCGCGTGATTGATCTCGTGGCACCGATCGGCAAGGGCCAGCGCGGCCTGATCGTCGCGCCGCCCAAAGCCGGCAAGACCATGCTCCTGCAACAGATCGCCCACTCCATCGCCCGCAACAATCCCGAATCCCACATGATCGTGCTGCTGATCGACGAGCGGCCGGAAGAGGTGACGGAAATGTCGCGTACCGTGCGTGGCGAAGTGGTGGCGTCCACCTTTGACGAGCCGCCGGCACGTCACGTTCAGGTGGCCGAAATGGTGATCGAGAAAGCCAAGCGGCTGGTCGAGCACAAGCAGGACGTGATCATCCTGCTCGACTCCATTACCCGTCTGGCCCGTGCCTACAACACCGTGCAGCCCAGCTCCGGCAAGGTGCTTACCGGTGGTGTGGATGCCCACGCCCTGGAAAAACCGAAGCGCTTCTTCGGTGCCGCCCGGAACATCGAGGAAGGCGGCAGCCTGACGATCCTCGCCACCGCGCTGGTGGAAACCGGCTCGAAGATGGACGAAGTGATCTACGAGGAATTCAAGGGCACCGGCAACATGGAACTGCATCTGGACCGCAAGGTATCCGAAAAACGCGTGTTCCCGGCTATCAATATCAAGAAGTCCGGCACCCGTCGCGAAGAGCGCCTGGTGGGCGAGGACGAACTGAAAAACATGTGGGTGCTGCGCAAAGTGCTGCACCCGATGGATGAAATCGCCTCGATTGAATTCCTGATCGACCGTCTGAAACAGACCAAGACCAATAACGAATTCTTCGATGCAATGAAACGCAAATAA
- a CDS encoding type II CAAX prenyl endopeptidase Rce1 family protein gives MPRTRQGFLTPLTNLLAEPAITRESLQGLAAHRRLLLFAVITAAALLINQYLAINGSLRSLVDTLASLSGESRTLLWRDVQRTGFAGLLEQARWAGWLLLGYVVIPVLVIRFVLREPLKEYGLGWGDTGVHFRYYLLFGGVMAGMALLASFSDTFLNTYPFYPLAGRSWLDLLLWELLYVLQFFCIEFFYRGVLLRGLKPVMGIYAIHVSSLVYLTIHLPKPFMECFGSLLFGLILCLLAWRCRSIWGGVLVHVCLAVSMDMLSLLQRGALPATLLP, from the coding sequence ATGCCCCGTACCCGCCAGGGTTTTCTGACACCGCTTACCAACCTGCTGGCAGAACCGGCCATTACCCGGGAAAGCCTGCAGGGCCTGGCCGCGCACCGACGCCTGTTGCTGTTCGCAGTCATCACCGCCGCCGCCCTGCTGATCAATCAGTATCTCGCCATCAATGGCTCACTGCGCAGTCTGGTCGACACGCTCGCCAGCCTCAGCGGCGAATCCCGCACCCTGCTCTGGCGCGATGTGCAACGCACCGGCTTTGCCGGCCTGCTGGAGCAGGCCCGCTGGGCCGGCTGGTTGCTGCTGGGTTATGTGGTCATTCCGGTGCTGGTGATTCGCTTCGTGTTGCGCGAACCACTGAAAGAGTACGGCCTGGGCTGGGGCGATACCGGCGTACACTTTCGCTATTACCTGCTGTTCGGCGGCGTCATGGCCGGCATGGCGCTGCTCGCCTCGTTCAGCGACACCTTTCTCAATACCTATCCGTTTTATCCCCTGGCTGGCCGGAGCTGGCTCGACCTGCTGCTGTGGGAACTGCTGTATGTGTTGCAGTTCTTCTGCATCGAGTTCTTTTACCGCGGGGTACTGCTGCGCGGCCTGAAACCGGTGATGGGTATTTACGCGATCCATGTCTCCAGCCTGGTGTACCTCACCATTCATTTACCGAAGCCCTTTATGGAATGCTTTGGCTCGCTGCTGTTCGGGCTGATCCTGTGCCTGCTGGCGTGGCGCTGCCGTTCAATCTGGGGCGGCGTGCTGGTGCACGTTTGCCTGGCGGTAAGCATGGATATGCTTTCACTACTGCAACGCGGCGCATTGCCCGCCACGCTGCTGCCCTGA
- the ppx gene encoding exopolyphosphatase, which produces MPQNPEHLAAIDLGSNSFHMVVARLVQGELQVQEGLSEKVQLGAGLDEHNCITADARERALECLGRFAQRIRDVPRIGVRVVGTNALRMARNAKEFIRDAEAVLGHDIEIVAGREEARLIYLGVSHSLPDQQGRRLVVDIGGGSTELIIGERFEALETESLHMGCVSFTRRFFPNNECAEKSFDRAVTTARQEVLTLQAAYRRLGWQEAVGASGTIKAIGQVCEENGWSDGAISADGLERIRRRLVRAGRVPDAGLKGLREDRMPIFAAGVAILTGIFQQLGLTSMTISNGALREGLLYDLLGRLEHEDVRERSIQALMNRHHVDVQQAQRVADTAQSFLAQASDGWTLADTMAADVLRWGALLHELGLSVSHSQFHKHGAYLVQNSDLPGFSRQEQQAVAVLVRAHRRKIPLSAFEELPGDDQAMLLRLSLLLRLSARLHHARSDQPLPDIRVTVGAKKLALAFPEGWLADHPLTRADMEQEQEFFEGGGFELIIT; this is translated from the coding sequence TTGCCGCAGAATCCGGAACATCTGGCTGCGATCGACCTGGGGTCGAACAGTTTCCACATGGTGGTGGCCCGGCTGGTGCAGGGCGAGTTGCAGGTCCAGGAAGGCCTGTCCGAAAAAGTCCAGCTTGGTGCCGGGCTGGACGAGCACAACTGCATTACGGCGGATGCGCGTGAGCGAGCGCTGGAATGCCTGGGCCGGTTTGCCCAGCGGATCCGCGACGTGCCGCGTATCGGTGTGCGTGTAGTGGGCACCAACGCACTGCGTATGGCCCGTAACGCCAAGGAGTTCATCCGCGATGCCGAGGCGGTGCTGGGGCACGATATCGAGATCGTGGCCGGCCGTGAGGAAGCACGCCTGATCTATCTTGGTGTCAGCCATTCCCTGCCGGATCAGCAGGGGCGGCGGCTGGTGGTGGATATCGGCGGCGGCAGCACCGAACTGATCATCGGCGAGCGCTTCGAAGCGCTGGAGACCGAATCCCTGCATATGGGCTGTGTCAGCTTTACCCGCCGCTTCTTTCCCAATAATGAATGCGCCGAGAAGTCGTTTGACCGGGCCGTGACCACGGCCCGGCAGGAAGTATTGACGTTGCAGGCGGCGTACCGCCGGCTGGGCTGGCAGGAAGCCGTGGGGGCCTCCGGCACCATCAAGGCGATCGGGCAGGTGTGTGAGGAGAATGGCTGGAGTGACGGTGCCATCTCCGCCGACGGGCTGGAGCGTATCCGCCGTCGCCTGGTGCGGGCGGGCAGGGTGCCTGACGCCGGCCTGAAAGGACTGCGCGAGGACCGCATGCCGATCTTCGCCGCCGGGGTGGCCATTCTCACGGGCATCTTCCAGCAGCTCGGCCTGACCAGCATGACCATCAGTAACGGCGCGCTGCGGGAAGGGCTGCTGTATGACCTGCTTGGCCGGCTGGAACATGAAGACGTGCGCGAGCGGTCGATCCAGGCGCTGATGAACCGCCACCACGTCGATGTCCAGCAGGCGCAGCGGGTGGCGGACACCGCCCAGAGTTTCCTGGCCCAGGCCAGCGATGGCTGGACGCTGGCCGACACCATGGCGGCGGATGTCCTGCGCTGGGGAGCGCTGCTGCATGAACTGGGCCTGTCTGTCTCGCACAGCCAGTTCCACAAGCATGGCGCCTATCTTGTGCAGAATTCCGACCTGCCGGGCTTCTCCCGCCAGGAACAGCAGGCGGTGGCGGTGCTGGTGCGGGCGCACCGGCGCAAGATTCCGCTGTCTGCGTTCGAGGAACTGCCCGGTGATGACCAGGCCATGTTATTGCGGCTGAGCCTGCTGCTGCGGCTGTCGGCGCGGCTGCACCATGCGCGCAGTGATCAGCCGCTGCCGGATATCCGTGTCACGGTGGGGGCGAAAAAACTGGCGCTGGCGTTTCCGGAAGGCTGGCTGGCGGATCACCCGCTGACCCGGGCGGACATGGAGCAGGAGCAGGAGTTCTTCGAAGGCGGCGGTTTCGAGCTGATCATCACCTGA